In Zingiber officinale cultivar Zhangliang chromosome 9B, Zo_v1.1, whole genome shotgun sequence, the genomic window CACTATTCTTGCACTCATCAAACTGCATAGTTTTGAATTAGGTTATCTTATGAATGAAGCATATCTGGTCATACATATGCTCCATTAGCCACATTCAATCATTTTCTTCCATGTTCAAGGTTAATGGTGGGTAGATTCATGGCCTACTTGGGGTCATTTATAAATTTATGTTTAGAATGAAACAAGAGCTGACACTGTATTCCTCATAGTACACTATACTTGTTTAAACTTAAGTACCTAACAGCTTATGCCTGACTGCAGGATATTCAAAGACAGGGATCAACTACCCCAAGGCCTGCCACAAGCTATCGAAAAAAGAAGGTAGTTAAAGAAGAAATTCCAAGAGACACAGAGCTCTATAAAGATCCAACTATGAATCTTTATTAGTAAGCACTCATACTAATTATTTGGATATAAAAATTAATGCAGTTACACTTCTCAGTAGCCACAGAAACATTGGCCATTGTTTGATTTCTATACTTTTTGTCCAGTACAAACCAGGGGTTGGAAACTGCTGTTCCAGTACTTCTTGTGGATGGATACAATGTATGTGGGTATTGGGCAAAATTGAAGAAGCATTTTATCAAGGGAAAACTTGATATTGCTCGCCAAAAGCTGATCGATGAGTTGATAACTTTTAGTGCAATTAAAGGTTTGTTTGATTCTGACTGTGATAATTATTCCACTTTTTTTCCTGGCTTATTCATATCTTTGTATGATCTCAATAAGATCTTGAAAATTTGTGGTTGCTTTTCTGCTACCTGAAAGATATCTAACGATGCTTACCATTGTGATTGGAATGAAAGACAATAATCAGTAACACAATAAACTTTTTAGAAAAGAAAAGCTCCCAGTTTAAGCAGACTATATGGGCATTATGGGAGAGTTGGTGTTTGGAACTATGTTTTTTATGCTGAGGTATGTTATAAGGCAACACTAAATAAGTAGAAAAACTGCTAAGTGGAACTTCAAGCCATAAGTCTGATGCAGAACTTTGCATGATGTTGCTAGTCTTgagcttttctttatgcttttactCTAATTATTTACATTAGAATTAAATTTTGCTGGACATGATAATAGCAATGATCTTATTGTCAAAACCAGGTTACGATGTTGCTAACATATGATAATGTGATAACTTCAAGAAAGTTCTTTATGGTGTTAAGGGACAAAAAGATGACCATTActattttgtttcttatttgaagttaatactaaggtttaACACACCATTTTATGCTGGAGTTGTCGTGGTCCAAAATAGTATGGTTTTGATAGTGTTGTACCTTCATTTGACATGCATTGAAGTATGTTGAGATgaattaaataagttttaatcCTTCAATACTCTTTACTTAATACTTAATTATTGATTTCTAAAACTTAGCCTTATagtaattagataatcaattgaattgacaTTCGATTGTACCATAGCTATTGATATTTGGGTATAACCGAGTTGGTACTTGGGTGGTAGATTGTCACCTGAGAGGAGGGATTGAATCCCCGAGGGAACAATCTTTTTGGGAATAAAATCCCTCCCTCCTAGAGAGGCCTCTtggtcaccgtgatttactcccttcaTCTCACTGTGAGGTCGACGGTGAGGGGCACTTGGGGTGAGCGAGTTATCTTTTGCCACATGTGTTGAGATAAATTCACATATATTTTTActtatttaattctttttttccCTTCTATACTTAATGAAGCTATCAATTAGGTAGGCCAATTATAAGAATTTTTACTTTAATACGTGCCAAGATGAATTTATGATAGTTTTACTCATATAATCTTCTTCCAATTAGCTTACTTTCTTTTAAGAATAAACTATAGTAAGATAATCATTTCAACTAGAATGTTGAAgacaaaattatagaaaaataataaatattacttGAATTCATGTCTCGATGTATTGGAGTGTGCCaaatcatgcttagtttcagCTTGCTACATAACCCATCTGCATTATTGCATTGGTGACACTAGAGATTACACATGCCGACCAATACTAGATTTTAATAACTTGTTGGAATGCTATTCCAGGGTCACCTGATGCAACATCAGATTTTTAACTGTTAATACTTTCTTGTATATAATCCTCTTAAAGATCCATATCTAATATATTTGAATATGTCACTGTCATTTTATTCTATCAATTGTACTAATTGATAAAACATCTTATGTCTTATTCTGTTGCCTTTTCAAGTTCTACAGAAGTAAAAGTGGTTGTGGTGTTTGATGCTATGATGTCTGGACTTCCAACTCATAAGGAAAACTTTGGAGGGTAAGGTTATTCAATCATGGTTACCTACATTTCCGTAGATCATTTGAGTTAATTGATTCTTTACAATCCCTTTTGGAATGTAGAAACTGTCATGACAAACTAATTTTTCATTGTTATGGttctttagtatttctattggtGACACTTGTTTTATGTCTCCATGAGAAAGCCATTTCTTTTGAAATTCTTAAAAGGTGTGAGAAATTTATGTGCAACGTCCTAATTGGCTTAAATGCAAAATCTTTATGATTGTAGTTTTTCTCAAATTTTTAGGATAGTGGTTTTTGCGATATTAATTTTCTTGGTACCTCAAATATGCATGTAGGATGAGATATTCCCTATATCCCATTTTTCCATATTTTGTTTGTTATCAATCTATTGGTTGAGCATGCAGTGAGGTTGTGATGTCATTGTATTGAATAATTGAGTTTTGCTATATTGCCTTTTTCATGTTATTTAAGTTCTTACAAAAATTAATTGGCATAAAaaaattcttcttcttctactcttGTCATGAAACTAAGCTAGTGAACTTACAATCAATTTTCTATAGGTAATACTCTTTTTAGTAGATTATGATCAAAAGATGTCTATTCATCATAATATAATTTTAAGAATCTTCTTATGCTATATCTGACATGCAAATTTATGATGGAGCAGGATTGATGTAATATTCTCATGTGACATGTGTGCTGATTATTGGATTGAAAAGGAGGTGCAatttttgttttcatatttttcgctctatttaaattttctatattcAAGTGATGCAAATGTTAGAAAGTATAATGATTTTATAATGCAAATTCACATACGTATCCTTGCACTAACTTTGTaagcaaattgttttctttttcaaaaaatgaacAGAATAAAATAATTAGTCCTTTTATTTGATAGCTTATTTTTTGGAAGTAGGGAACTTGCATAATTTCAGTTCATGTAATTATCTACACAATCACTAGCAATTATAGGCTAATTATACACTAACCTTTATCAAAACTCTTTAACGTTGTGTGCCCTATGGTACAGATAAGGACATCTTGTCATGACTCAGGGCTCTAATTCTACTTACCAGGAGTTATCCCACTTAGAGAAAATATTTAAAAGGTAATAAAAAACTATAATAATAATTACCAACTCAAAGTAtataggagttattcaacaaaaATGTATATACTCATTTATTTCAATAAAGAAAGTACACCGAGCATATCCAGTAACAAAATGCCAAATGGACAAAATGAAAAGTAAAGCAAATAAAGCAAAAGTGAGGATTTTTAAGCAACTCTACGTACCGTCTGAAATTAATTAATACTTCAAAATCAATCCTTGTTTGCAAAATAGAGACCAAGGAAAACAAGAAGGAAATACAAATTGCTAATTGGGTAAATATAAAAGATGTGTATAAATTTTAATCTTAGTTGAGAGTTCAAGAATCTAGATGAGTTACAATTCTCACTACACCACTCAGTACATTTGGATTTTCTCCGGGATGCTCTTGTGGGCCTGAACTTCCCCGACAGTTGTGGCTTGGATCATGGAGTGTTTGACCACTGCCTCCTTCTCGCTGTCCATTAATGGTGGGACTTTTAGTTACTTCAGAGGGGCTCGAGGGCTAAGACAGAGAGATCCTTTATTGCCCTATCTATTTAGCATTTATATTGAGATCTTTGGGACACAACTGCAGAAGTGCACCATTAGGTCTGGATTCAGCTTTCACCCACCATGCGACTACCTCTGACTAGCCCACCTGGCCTATGCtgatgatattctactttttaGTCGTGGTGATGTAGTATCAGTATACATACTGACCACTTGTTTGAGTGATTTTGGGGCAGCGACAAAACTTCAAGTTAAATGACCGAAGTCGAACATCTATATAGCTGGAGTGGATGAGCAGACACTTAGATAACTTCTTTCCATCACAGGTTTTAGGGTGCTATGTCTTTTCGATACCTTGGGATACCAAAGCATCTCCGCCTCTCTGAATATTCCCCCTACTCGACCCACTGATTAGACGGATCAATACTTGGCCGAAGAAGACCCTGTCGTATGCCGGCAAGGCACAACTCTTTACCTCAGTACTTCAGGGGGTCGAGTGCTTCTTGCTGTCCATTCTACTGATACCGTAGGGCATCATCGATCACATTTACATTATTCATCGATCTTTTATGTGGACGTCCAAGCACCCGTCGGTGTCTTGGTTAGATATGAGATTCAGGGACTTGCGGGCGTGGATCTTGGCTCTCCTAGCCAAGGTTCTATGGCGGATTCAGGAGGACACACTCTGGATGAAGTGGGTTCATCATACTTACTTGAGTCACAGATATCTTTGGACCCGACACACAACCCATTCAGATTCTCCTTTGATCAAGTGTTTGCTGCAAATACACGAATATGAGATCTCATTCTAGAGGCTGCAGGGTCACCTGAGATGGCCAGGCAGATAGATTGGTTTGCACAAGATGGTGGGGTTGCCCGAGCATAGGTGATGCGGGAGGATTCaaagatttttattattatttttagtaattttaatttttttggtaaattttgtttttttagtattttaggtatttttttaatctttttgtattTTGAGTCCATTTAAGAATTTTAGGATTGTGAgtttgttaataattttttttcttttagaatttctttcctttctttacaagGTGGGAATTATAGTCCATATACTAgtatttctttcctttatttgagttttgatgtttaaaatttatataagcgTCTGTTTAGTTATTTGAGAGATTATCTtcgaatattaaataattttttttcgaaAAAATTTGGAGGACAACGGTTATCTCTTTTTGCCTTCTCCTGAAAACCTCCTTCTTGTCAGCCAACAGGATAATCGCTATCCTATCCAGCGTCATATACCAGAGCTGACATGTTTTGATTGAGCAAGTTCAGCATTAGATCCAATAGAATGTCGTCGTGGTTGTGATCATGGTCATGCAAGGCAGGTTTCGATTGAGACAGCCTCGCACCGTAGTTGTAGCATCCAGGACGAGATTGAGGATTTATAGAGGCAAATTGTAGATTTAACCCAGCGTCTAGTGACACGAGATCTTGAAATCGTAAGATCTTAGATCGTGGATCTAAGTCTACCTTTGAGAGCCCTTATCACCAGCGGGCTGCTTACTAAGAATGCCGTGGTAGGAAGGAGCCTTATGGAGGCCTGAGTTTCAAATTAATCTTCTAGTATTTTCTAGTATGTTACCAGTAGAGGGCTTTTGATTGGATCAACAAAGTTGAGAGGATTTTTTATTTTGAGGAGGTACCCGATTATGTGAAAGTAAAATTGGTTGCCTTCAAGCTTAAAGGTCTAGCATTGGCATGGTGAGAGCATTTGCGATGTTCATGAGATCGACAAGGCAAAACCAAGATTAGAGATTGGGagaaaatgaagaagatgagaggTCACATCTTCTATTTGGTTACACTCAAATTTCGTCATGGAGGACGATAGCTTCGAGAGCGTTGATGACCTGGACGGATTCGAAGATGATTTGGAGGAAGAATTTAGAAGAGTACTAAGATGAAGAAGACTCGGATGAACAGGAGATAGAGCCAGAGGAAGCTGCGAAGGAGCCTTCGAAGCCTACGGACTAGGAACCCGCTCCACTAGTAGAGAAGGAGCCTTTACCTACCCCACATGTTCCTATCGAGGAAAAGTCTATTGTGGCCGAGGATGATGATGTGAAGACGCCAAAACCATTGAAGAGACGGTCATCCCCGTCGTCTTGTTCATCGAGTGAACCTGTCAGACGATGATGGTGCGTCAGTCTACCACTACCTCCCGGTGTTTCAGAAGCTCTCCAAGTTTCCGGTGATCGACTATGACAAGGAGGTGCACTACTTTAGCAAGGTCGTAGTCGGCCTCTGCTCACACAAAGAGCTCAGCATCAACCCCGACCCCCCCCTCTACGGTTACTCCATGGTCGACTTCGCCAAGTTCCTAAAAGAAGCCTTCTCCTTGGAAAGGGATGCTACTTCAAACATTGAAGACCTCGGAAGAAATCCAGAATTCTCATCGTCATCAAGGATTATGCTGCAAATGTGAGAAAATACTAGAAGTGCTTGAGGGATGCGAAGATGGATAAGGACAGCGTCCACGATATTGTGCTCATTAGCAGATCAACGAGGATTCTCAAAGTTCAACAAAGTAGATTTTATGGATTTAGTGCCAGATGATGCTACCATATGAAACTACTCCAAACTCGATGACGAGTTCTTTTAACCCGGGATGACTGATGTAGGAGGGTCCgaagatttttattattatttttaacaattattgttatttttggtaactttggatttttttttactattttaggcatttttagtaatttctatttttttatatttttgcaTTTTGAATCAGTCTAGGAGTTTAGGATTGTCAGTGTGttaataaattttcctttctttttgaatttctttcctttctttacaagTTAGGAATTATAGTTCATAGATTAAGATTTCTTTCCTTCATTTGGGTTTTATGGTTTGCAGTTTATCTGTTTAGTTGTTTGAGCGATTATCcttgaatattaaatatttttttcaggaATATTTGAAGGACAACGATTCTCTTCTTGCCTTATTCTCAAACCCTCCCTTTTCGTTGGCCCACATGATAATCTCTATCTTGCCTAGCGTCAGTATGACTTATTTAGCCAGCCTAGTCCTAGGATGTCGTGGTCTCGGATGGTGTGGAAGACTTATCTATAGTCGAGTCATGCAGTTACTTTCTAGATGCCGGAGATAGGCAGGATTATCAGGAGGATCGAAAGGGCGCTTAAGACACAGGAGCATCTGTTCTTCTAGTGCCCTCCTATTGTAGAGCTATGGCAGAGGATTTGCCCTTGGAGATGTCTTCATGTCGCTGAATGCTTAGTGTTTTTGGTTAGCACTATTGTGGGAGCAGGATGTTGACAAAGGCCTGTCACTTGGCCTTGTCATCAGCGATACACTATGTATGAGGGGCACATAACCGTAGTTTTTTTGGTGAGGGACAATTAGATGTTGAGTTGATATTTAGGAGTGTACAGTTCCATGTATACATGCCTTTAGGTGTTTATTAGATCTGATACTTCAaagcctcattttgtacattttGATACATGATATACAACTTTtacttatccaaaaaaaaaaaaaacaaagcaagACAAAAAAAAGGATAAAGTTCAATGACCCATACATGTTCCCACTAGCTTCCATCCTAAGACTATTTGTCATCTGATGAGCTTGCTGAGAGTTTATCACCACTATTGAACTAGTCAAATTGTCTTCAGTATCAGCAATCCTTTCAAGCCATTGATGCACCAGAACTGTTGGACCCTGAAGGGATAGAAAGTGGCGAAGAAAGAAATGTTGAAAGGGATAGTAACAGTTCACTTGTATCAATGGCTTGAAAGCTTGCTGATGCTGATGACAAATTGACTTGCTCAACAGTGGAGATAAACTTTCTATAAACTTCTGATATGAAGCTACTGAGAACTTGTATGTGACCATTTTACGCAACCTTTTTTTTATCGTGTTTGATTAGTGGGTATGAACATAGGCAAGGGTGCCGATGCTCTGTCTGTGAGCTTAATGAGTCTTATGATGGATCCG contains:
- the LOC122023885 gene encoding uncharacterized protein LOC122023885 isoform X3; protein product: MKLRTALVSPCSLSRLHIVGMVSSKKSQSKSSSSNNNNNHDRRSPDQAPPRITSNVKQNLQFLKIWKDIQRQGSTTPRPATSYRKKKVVKEEIPRDTELYKDPTMNLYYTNQGLETAVPVLLVDGYNVCGYWAKLKKHFIKGKLDIARQKLIDELITFSAIKEVKVVVVFDAMMSGLPTHKENFGGIDVIFSCDMCADYWIEKEGAFVWSCKALVSEIKASQKEFEQMLNEHRSTSMQGKLLQHNLEPEIVHALKDLKRKLLEKESI